One window of the Ochrobactrum vermis genome contains the following:
- the xth gene encoding exodeoxyribonuclease III encodes MKIATYNVNGVNGRLAVLLRWLEEDTPDIVCLQELKTPDEKFPIKALEKIGYDAVWQGQKSWNGVAILARGRTPVVTRCGLPGELNDAQSRYIEAAIGGVLVGSLYLPNGNPVPGPKFEYKLRWFQRLHDYAAELLTLDIPIALAGDFNVMPTDLDVYAPERWRDDALFRPEVRKAYAQLVAQGWTDAVRSLHPKERIYTFWKYWRNSFARDAGLRIDHFLLSPALAPALKSASVRRNPRSWAHTGDHAPVMIEIELPLGAS; translated from the coding sequence GTGAAGATTGCTACTTACAATGTTAACGGCGTGAATGGAAGGTTGGCGGTATTGTTGCGCTGGCTTGAAGAAGACACGCCGGACATTGTCTGTCTGCAGGAACTGAAAACGCCGGACGAAAAATTCCCGATCAAAGCGCTGGAAAAAATTGGATATGACGCGGTTTGGCAAGGCCAGAAAAGCTGGAATGGGGTGGCAATTCTGGCGAGAGGAAGGACCCCGGTTGTCACGCGATGCGGACTTCCAGGCGAACTCAATGACGCGCAGAGCCGCTATATCGAAGCAGCGATTGGAGGCGTACTAGTCGGCTCTCTCTATCTTCCGAACGGCAATCCCGTTCCTGGGCCCAAATTCGAGTACAAGCTCCGCTGGTTTCAACGGCTGCACGATTATGCGGCTGAGTTGCTGACACTCGACATACCCATAGCGCTCGCTGGCGATTTCAATGTTATGCCGACCGATCTCGATGTCTACGCGCCGGAGCGCTGGCGCGACGACGCTTTGTTTCGGCCCGAAGTTAGAAAAGCATATGCTCAGCTGGTTGCACAAGGTTGGACGGATGCGGTCCGGTCTCTTCATCCAAAAGAGCGTATTTACACGTTCTGGAAATATTGGCGCAATTCCTTCGCGCGCGATGCTGGCTTGCGCATCGATCATTTCCTTCTTAGTCCCGCTCTGGCACCAGCCCTGAAATCGGCAAGTGTGCGACGCAATCCGCGCAGCTGGGCTCACACGGGCGATCATGCGCCTGTGATGATCGAGATTGAGTTACCGCTTGGTGCCAGCTAA
- a CDS encoding PepSY domain-containing protein codes for MKIRTLAFLSACIIAPSAVFAQDTGKTSPETPAVATPDSNNPDAPVKGANSFTEDQAKSRIEEAGYTGVSGLKLNEENGIWEASAMKGNEKLDVQLDYQGNVSKKPM; via the coding sequence ATGAAAATCAGAACGTTAGCGTTCTTGAGCGCTTGTATCATCGCGCCTTCGGCTGTGTTCGCTCAGGACACCGGCAAAACCTCACCGGAAACTCCAGCGGTAGCAACGCCTGATAGCAACAATCCAGACGCGCCGGTTAAGGGTGCCAACAGCTTTACAGAAGATCAAGCCAAATCAAGGATTGAGGAGGCAGGATACACTGGCGTAAGCGGCCTCAAATTGAACGAAGAAAACGGCATCTGGGAAGCCTCTGCCATGAAAGGCAATGAGAAGTTGGACGTCCAGCTTGACTACCAGGGCAATGTCTCAAAGAAGCCAATGTGA
- a CDS encoding general stress protein, with protein MKTVTGLFDSYEAAKDAVARLENAGFPSDDISIVSHRRDDDDESNAGSGAGVGAGLGAAVGGAGGLLTGLGLMAIPGVGPVVAAGWLAATLTGAVGGAVVGGVAGGIIGALTESGVSEEDAHLYAEGIRRGGSLVTVRVADERVAEADAILAGASPVDINARRKLYVEEGWQRFDANADPYTEDEIERERSRYL; from the coding sequence ATGAAAACCGTTACCGGATTATTTGACAGTTACGAAGCAGCCAAGGATGCTGTGGCACGGCTCGAAAACGCTGGGTTCCCGTCAGACGATATTTCCATTGTTTCCCACCGTCGCGACGATGACGACGAGAGTAATGCCGGCTCTGGCGCGGGGGTCGGTGCAGGATTAGGTGCGGCTGTGGGCGGTGCCGGCGGTCTTTTGACAGGGCTCGGGTTGATGGCGATTCCAGGCGTTGGACCGGTGGTCGCCGCAGGCTGGCTTGCGGCAACGTTGACCGGTGCGGTCGGTGGCGCAGTTGTCGGCGGGGTCGCCGGTGGTATCATCGGAGCGCTCACGGAGAGCGGGGTGTCGGAAGAAGACGCGCACTTATACGCTGAAGGCATTCGTCGCGGTGGCTCTCTTGTGACCGTCCGTGTTGCGGACGAACGCGTCGCTGAAGCAGACGCTATTTTAGCCGGTGCCAGCCCGGTGGATATCAATGCTCGGCGCAAACTTTATGTCGAGGAGGGCTGGCAAAGGTTTGACGCCAATGCCGACCCTTACACCGAAGACGAAATCGAACGGGAACGTAGCCGTTACCTTTAA
- a CDS encoding IS5-like element ISOcan1 family transposase — MPFKHNSARRHRIPKQKFKVTNWAAYEAGLRQRGSVTFWISEAAIAGWIAPLRKTRGGQCRYSDLAIETTLICGKVFNQPLRQTEGLMASLLRLLNVELPVPDHTTLSRRCANLVVSSLTRCTRRDGTDEPLHVIVDSTGMKIYEAGQWLEEKHGAKSARKWLKLHLPIDADSNQVIAETLTDQNTSDLSQVPDLLDMIDRPIACFMADGAYDSDQTYQALRSHSPGVSIIIPPRIRDLQEASNGPPDQRDWHSRTNAQRGRMEWQNLTEYGKRARVENAIGNYKSTNGPKLRSRKFTNQKTEVKLGCGVRNRMLQTPRPKSVRVKVETT; from the coding sequence ATGCCTTTCAAGCACAATTCCGCCCGTCGTCACCGGATACCCAAGCAGAAGTTCAAGGTCACGAACTGGGCGGCGTACGAAGCAGGCTTGCGTCAGCGCGGGAGTGTTACTTTCTGGATCAGTGAAGCAGCTATAGCCGGATGGATTGCACCACTGCGCAAGACGCGCGGTGGTCAATGTCGCTATTCTGACCTGGCTATTGAGACGACGCTGATATGTGGCAAAGTGTTTAACCAGCCTCTGCGTCAGACAGAAGGCTTAATGGCCTCGTTGTTGCGGCTACTCAATGTTGAACTGCCGGTGCCAGATCACACAACATTAAGCAGACGCTGCGCCAATCTTGTTGTTTCCAGCTTAACCCGGTGCACCAGGAGGGATGGAACAGATGAACCTCTTCATGTGATCGTCGATAGCACTGGTATGAAGATATATGAAGCTGGCCAATGGCTTGAAGAAAAGCATGGCGCTAAATCTGCCCGAAAATGGCTCAAGCTGCATCTTCCTATTGATGCAGATAGCAATCAGGTCATTGCAGAAACACTGACTGATCAAAATACAAGTGACCTCAGCCAGGTTCCTGATTTGCTTGATATGATTGATCGCCCCATCGCTTGTTTCATGGCAGATGGTGCTTATGACAGTGATCAAACCTATCAAGCTTTACGCAGTCATAGTCCCGGTGTGAGCATTATCATTCCGCCACGAATACGAGACTTACAAGAAGCGTCAAATGGCCCACCTGATCAGCGTGACTGGCATAGCCGCACAAATGCTCAACGCGGTCGGATGGAGTGGCAAAATCTTACCGAGTATGGGAAGCGAGCGAGAGTAGAAAACGCCATAGGCAATTATAAATCAACAAACGGGCCAAAGCTAAGATCACGCAAATTCACCAACCAGAAGACTGAAGTTAAACTTGGATGCGGCGTCCGTAACCGCATGCTGCAGACACCACGCCCGAAATCCGTCCGCGTCAAAGTTGAAACCACATAA